Proteins encoded within one genomic window of Humulus lupulus chromosome 1, drHumLupu1.1, whole genome shotgun sequence:
- the LOC133789698 gene encoding uncharacterized protein LOC133789698, with protein sequence MEGVSATMYKGLKGYWKRRGYEKLSGSESRRLKSRVAELGSTRRRRRVWRIRIARPKLGFLRRVPSPKKLLVWLRDAYVKMMMGFANTRVCSTGYGGALCNDGIGSFGRAPLKEYDDKMIIEIYKSLVLAQGQLVHREPPNLSSDVVPRR encoded by the coding sequence ATGGAAGGTGTGTCTGCGACTATGTACAAAGGGTTAAAAGGTTACTGGAAGAGAAGAGGGTACGAGAAGCTAAGCGGGTCGGAGTCCCGGCGGCTGAAGAGCCGGGTGGCGGAGCTGGGCTCGACCCGGAGAAGAAGACGGGTGTGGCGGATCCGGATCGCCCGGCCGAAGCTAGGGTTTCTGAGGAGAGTCCCTTCGCCAAAGAAGCTCCTGGTTTGGCTACGAGACGCTTACGTGAAAATGATGATGGGATTCGCTAATACGCGGGTGTGTAGTACTGGCTACGGTGGCGCCTTGTGTAACGATGGGATTGGTTCCTTCGGAAGGGCCCCACTCAAGGAGTACGACGATAAGATGATCATCGAGATCTACAAGTCTCTGGTGCTAGCCCAGGGTCAACTCGTGCACCGCGAACCACCCAATCTCAGCTCCGATGTCGTTCCCCGGCGGTAA